gaagttatggcttttgaaatctGGAGatgaaaaatcccccaaaaatcgttccTATGGGGTTAAGAAAACTCATTTAGGCTGTGGTCCCACGGGACGTAAATCCCAAGGAATGCgttttgaagcggcttttctacctgtattccgctgcggccatctctccccatagagaggagagagttcGCAGCAGAAACAGCAATAAAATTGGCTTTGAATTCTGCGCAGCGTGTCAGTTTCAGCTCGGACTGtacgcagcgtgtggacgagatttttgcaaatctcgtccagtTTGCTGCTTAGGCGCGGGTTTAAGATTGCCAGTGGAATTCCGTGCGGAAAGTCTGCATGAAAATTAGGCgtcaattccgccccatgtgaacccagcctaacagttaACAGTAATTCTCTATGAAAGTCTGGCAACAATATATTGTACCATAAATAACACGGCTTGTAGATAAAGGTCAAAATTGAACCATTTTATCTGACCTCTAGCTCATCGCTGTCTTTGGGCTTTTCATCAGAGGTTTGTTTTATAAAGTCCGGAATGAGAATTTCCAGTGTAGAGCGGGCTACAACAAGTAGAAAGAAGAAATGAACTTTATtgcttaaaaaaatgcaaatgatacataaaacaaacaaaaaattacaAAAGATATTACCAGCTTTGTTTTTTGCCAGTTTTTTGCTGCTTGCAGTTCCAGTACCATAGGTTACTCCATCAATAATTACAGATGCTCCAAAAGGTTCACTTGGGTTCTCTATGCGAAATCAAGAAATCAAAACACGGAAAAAAAGTTACTTCCaatagtgtaaaaaagtaaaaaggagGCACTTTATAAAATAAGGATGGCTTCAAAATAACAGTAAAAACCTGAGCAAATAAAATCCATTAAGTTCCTCAACTGTATGTCTACAAGTTCAAAAAAAGATCAAGAAAATCATCTTCCACTATAATGGCTTTAAAAGTTGCTATCTGGGTAATTTCCTCCAGTGCTAGGTCCCCAGGGCATATTAGCATTTTACTCCCTACCTCGGCCCTAACAACCActcaggttgaatcagacaacccaaacaaccactcaggttgaatcagacaacccaaacaaccactcaggttgaatcagacaacccaaacaaccaatcaggttgctggaattgctccatagtactgagcTGGAGAGTAAAAGGATAATATGTGTCCCCAATTAATCTTCACTTTCTGGTTCAGGGAGCCAACCCTGATGTAGtctgcatggtcacatgactgctgcagccaaatcACAGTCTCAGCTCAGAGTCACTCACAGCGCTGCTCGCATGCAGGTGCAGGGGGCAGGGAAACGCTCTCCCCCCGCCTGCTTCCATTCGCAGCAAGTAGAAAGTCATTCACTTTTGAACGcctcgtcattcagttttctgcatgcagaaactgaacaactctcgttcagtcgctgcatgcatttacagcgGACTATTATCGTTCAGAAACCTGCAGGAAcgtgagaatctgaacgattttgagcgataattgtcccgtgcAAAAAGACCTGGGTGTTTTATCACCGACTCAAGTGAGTCTTATTAGTAAACAAGTATTTCCTCTGAACAGATCACCCGTACCGGATATTCTAATTTGCTACAGTTGCCCATTCACAACATAAAGAGATGTGCTGGCTCCTTACCACATTCAAAGAAGTTGTAAACAGGACGAACTTTCAAGACTCTCTGCATATATTCGTGAAGGATGCAAACTTCCGACTTTCCATTTGGATTAATAACAAACTCTATCAGATAAAAACAGTGTTTTTAACAATTTAAATAAGCATCAGCCATAACGCCTTTTAGATCATGTTCAGAAACAATGCAGTCATTACGAATTCAGCACCAAAAATCCATAACACCTTGATGGAGTTTTAACTTCTTAATGACGCAGCgccttctttttcttctcatttttgtTTTTGCCTCCACACTTTCAAAACATAATTCAAATTAATCCATCAATATAGCTTGCTTTTTGTGGGTCTAGTTGTACTGTTTAATTTtagtatttaatgtaccttataatgtactgaaaaatgtttaaaaatctcCAAGTGCcttgaaatggggggggggggggggggggaaatgccaCAACTTCACCATCTTGGACCTCATAACTTAATTCTATTGGTAAGTACAAGTATGACCATATcaaatttttgttgtttttttttttggggggggggggggggggaggggggagttggtgtactactttaaccccttagtgaccaccctatagtgtttttacgtcctgcagctgccactcgtcgtttttgttgcagtttgtgcgcagtagaaacaggacgcaccgaaagatggtggaatgtcgttttttttctctccgctaagaatttttaaaaagtttttcagtacattatatggtacaataaatagtgccattgaaaaatacaactcgtcccacaaaaaataagccctcatacagcgacgtcgatggataaataaaggagctacgattttttaaaagggagtaggaaaaaacaaaaatggaaaaaaagcaaaaaagcccggtcactaaggggttaaaaaaaaatctctttggggaaaaacaatatatataggtTATCTGCCATCATCTTCCGACAGCCATAATTCTTAATTGTTCCGTCAAcacagttgtgcaagggctcattttttgtggagcGGCCTGTACCATTTTGAAGTAAATGCAacggattgctttttattaatttttcttcttggagacggggcgaaaaaaaaagcaaaattctgttccccctccccctccttcccaaCGACATTCACTgcatgggataaataatgcgttcctTTGatggattggacttttacggcACAGCAAGACTAAGTATGTTTTTCAGTTTGTTTAGGAtcttattataaatataggaaagGGGTGGTTAAACTTTTACCTTttaagtaaatttaaaaaaagaaaaaaaggttttattttcaATTTGCAAGAAAAACAAACGATAATTATCACCAAGAGGCTCCAAAGCAAGGCACGAGCAGAATAATAAATCTTACTCAAGTGAGGTTAATACAATGTAAAGGGAACAACGAGCAAATTAAAATAAAGTATTATGTATACAGACTTTTACAGCATGGAACACATGACTTAACTAGCTACAGCCCAAGACTTATCAGTCCCAGCACTCTCATGCAGTTGGGAATGGCCACTGGAGACTGGGTATGCAGGAAATGCACTTTCTACATTGGGAGCAGAACTCGGGCCAGTGTTGTGTAAAATGACTGTCCTAGAAATATCAGACTTTTGAGATGCTGAGAGGCAGGACTTTCGGTGGTTGATAATCCACATGAACCGGGACAGAGTGTCTAGAGTGATGTGGACACTGTACAGATTGTCTGTTAGTGTCGAAGTAAAGAATGGCTACTATCCCCTTGGAGTGGAGAAGAGCCGAGCCATCACAGTTGCCAGACTCTTTGTGAAAATTCAAGGAGCCATGGCCAACCTGGATGGCAGAGCAGTGAACCGGTAATGATCCAAGTAGATGGCAATTAGACGAATCACACTCGACATATGGGGACATGAAGATAGGTATCTGATGTCTATAAAGCGAAGTGTTGGACCTCGACAAAGGGATTCAACTTCTTCAGTTCATGAACGGGTCTGATCGTAGCACCCAAAAAGGATGGCACTAACAGGTTAGAATAACATCCAGAGGGAGGAACAGGGATGATTACATCCCTGAGAAGAGTCTGTGATGCCTAAGCTAAAGCGGTGGCCTGTGAAGGCGACTCAGGAAGTCTAGAGCTAGGGAGGCCATTTCTTCTGCATAGGTGTTGCAGATTGATTTAAGCTATGGAAGATGCGAACTCTTCCCCCCCCAatttgggaggggtgggggaggggctggACGCAAGCCGACAAATGGAAGACGAGCCAATAACCACTTAGAGGGGGCATCTGGCACTCAAGATTTGAGCCATAGTTTGCGGCACGAGGTTACCGAGGCGGGAGTCAATAGTCTGGCCGTATTTAGAGAGGCTAGGTAGGGAAGTTTATCTGCTGGGTAATGTCTGCCAATTCTTCCTGAGGGGAGCCAGAAAGAATGCTCCAATACAGTTGCTTAGCCCATTCAGTAGTGGCCCTACTGACCCAGCTAGAGGAAAAGACAGGCCAGAGTGCCGAACCCACAACCTCAAAAGAAAGCTTTGGCAAGGGATTCTAGCCTTTTGTCCCGTACATCTTTAAAGTACTAATCATCAGCCATAGGCAAGGTGGTATGTGTGGATATACGGGATACTGGGCGATCTACTACTTGTAAAGAGGACCACTTCTTCACCAGATCTGCTGGAAAGGGATAAAGGAAAGGCAAACACTTAAGGTTTGGTAAAGCATTTGTTGGGAAGGGTCCATTCCCAGGCTAAAATGTTTTTGAATTATGAATGGGAAGGGAAAGCTTTTGGGAAATGTTTTGGGCGCCTAAAAGATAACTTCTGCAGATGAAGTTGGCTGCTGGTTCTTCACCAGAAGGGTCTCTCTTACCACCACTAGAGGAGAACTTAGAGGCACGTTACTCATCCAGGTCAAAGTCCAACTGAGACTCAGAAAGTTCCTCCCTCGGAGCGACTTTAGTCTCTGGACGAGAGCTCTGAACGTGCCCCCGCAGGAACTgcatgggggatactattactggaGAGCTGGAAGGATGCCTTGAGCAAGGAGGCCCTGTTAGTTTCTGAGATCTACCACGTGGAAGGTCACGAGTGGCAAAAATCATCAGACACATTTGGTGGTGATTGACGTAAAGAGCAGTCCAGCCTATCCATGATGGCTTATCTAAGGCCCAATACCGCCCAAGAAAGGGAGCGAGCGAGCCTACTTTGGTTTGGAAGGTGGAGGAAGTTGCATAGGAGGAGTGTTTGCAGACAGTTCACCTGCCTCGATGGAAAACAGTTGAAGCATAAAGGCTCTAACTCTCTGCATGGGAATTTGGTACTACAGCGAGCGCAAACTAAAGTTGTGTCTTTGGTTGGGCCCTGTCTAGGTATGTCAGCCCTGCAGTTGGACATAGTGCCAAGTAAAATGAACTAGTGGTAGAACACTACTATACATGTCTGCTGCTGAGTGCTGAAGGAGAAGCAACGGAGGGGAGCTTGCCGCCAGGTAGTTCTTACCAGACCCTGGTCAGGTGTGGAAACGTAGCTGGAATGCTGATGACTGACTTGGAACAGAATAAGGAGCTCATCAGACGAATTACTGGTCCCAGCCACTGTAGAAAGCAATGTGTTCATGTAGACAAGAAACAAACAGGACCTGAAGGCGAGATCTACAGCAGAGGAGGGAGGGAGCCAATGAGGGAGAAGACCCAGGCGTCAAGGAGATTGGAGGAAAGACAGGAAGCCTGCCCTCCCAACTTCCAACCTCTTCCTGTACCGGATGCACACCCCTGCAGCAGCTATTGGACCTAGAAGGAGAATGGTTCCAACCTATACCGGAAATGCCCCTTAGTAGGCCACAGCAAAGGCCTAAATTTTGGTCTTGGAGGCTGGTAAGCCCCATGGGGACCACGGCCGCTAGATTTCACCCCAGAGAATATTGCGTGGAAGGAAGCACCTCCTGCAGTCAGAGTGGTGGTAGCGCTGCTGGGAGTGAGACTTGAGTGAGGAGGGCCATGCGTCCTCTGGAACTAATCCCCCAGCGCCAGTATCATGCTTAACACCATGGGAGTGGCGTTGTGGGGGGGTGGGAGGGTAGCAAGTGGCGGCTTTTCCAAGCAACACCTTCAACATACGCGAATGGCAGAGCTGTTGTGGCTAGCAGCAGTACAACTCCACGCGGGCATTGAGCAGGTGGGTTCCTCCTACCCTCAAGAGAGGCATGTTCTGAAGGAGGAAAGGAGTAGTAGGCAGGATGTCAGTAGTGGCGGAGCagggagaaaagagaaagggagaaggTGGTAAGAAAGGAACACTTACCTTTCCACCAAAGGAAGTACAGCTCTTGGTCTCCAGCAGTGTATCTCACAGTGATCACCTGTCTTTCAGGAGGGAGTACTCCAATGTGGGGATCATTATGGCTAGCAGGTCAGGGTCAAAACGAACGTTGACCATGCCTCCTTGTCCTCTGAGAGTCGGGCTGCTATTGGAAGGTTAAATCCAGTCTGTTCGCCCACCGCAGTGGGGTAAACAGGGAGAGTGTAATTGCCAACCCTGTAGTCCTAGAGTCTGGAAGACTGAAGATCAATGAAAGAAGAGGTCAGCATACGTGGTGCAGATTAAAATGTTGTCTTTATTCCTCCAGAGTCAGCATACAATGTTTCGACTCAGAGTTTTTTTCAAGTACTTGAAGACGACTCTGTTGAGTCGGAACGTTGTATGCGGACTCTGGAGGAATAAAGACAACATTTTAAACTGCACCACATATGCTGTCACTGCAGTTCTATTTCCATTTGGATGAAGTGGGTCTCATTTGGATCAGGCCTGTTATAGTGGCTTTGCATTTACACTTGTCCAGCCATATTTTGGTGAGAAGTTGTGCTGCTGGCAGCTCCTTAGAAGAGGTCCGTCTCCTAAGGACACTAAGCTGAAACTGGTTAGCCTGGTACCTGCGAGAAGGTAGCTGGTAGGTGGAGCTAACACatttttgcttagtgtctgccttCTAGTGGCAAGTAGTTATCTATACCCATGGTCCTAGGCTGTGTCGCCCAATGcaatggaggaggaaaaaaaaaaaaaagcataacacTGTAATAAAAGTGTATTTGGAGAAACAAACCTTTCTTTGTTGGTGCATCCTGAACAGACAAAGTAATAAGTTTCTGATTGGCAGGTAAAATGGGTCGTTCCGACCCTGCTTGCTTGCGTTTCACTTCACGATTGAACTGTCTTCTTTCTGCCCAGGTCCTGAACTTTTTTACTGTAACCTGCTCAAAATCAAATCTTTTTTCCAAATAGCTTCGGAAATCCTCAAGTTCtagaaaataaatgtaaataaCCAAATAgttttcactgaggcagaaacTTAAGTCTTTAACGAATTACTGAAGCCCTTCACAGTATGCACtaaggtcagaaacactatcttttctccttagggagagcaaataTATACtttaaactaagtgaggagactcaaatggccaagcacgctcctctgggtaatatgcaaataagggagatggaataaatcctccacagtgccacctattgaaaggcagcattccttcaagtcaaagtcagactttttatagacTAATGTAAATGAAAAGTCTAACCTTTATTATTTTAAATTCTAAAAACAAAACTTAGGGCAAACATGTACCGACAGACAGACAGTTTTGTGGGGAATTATATGAAGCCACTAGCCAAAGTGAAAGGCAAAAATGGACGGTGGTGCCCCATCAAATTAGACACATTAATAATAAAGACTAAAGTCAGATGGTGAAATATATGCTGCAATGGATAAACAAGTTGCCAGCAATACTTTCGGCACTGAAATGAGGTGGTATAAGGTTCATGGACTTATAGGTCCCAGATAGAGTTTTCATCTATGTTAGATGTTTAATAAGTTCATAAGTTATTTTTGGATTCATAAATGTATCTGTATTCTGGGTAGATGTCACATAGATTTATCAATTTataggttcgacgcgtttccccgcCTATAGgggcagttcatcaggaaccaattAGACGTAAATGTATTTTTAGGAAAAAACAAAGAAGCTAATAATTTAGCCCTAGGAAGGAATCTGAGCTAACTCTTTACGAAAAAAAACTAGGGACCCTGCGGTGCTCTTGGTCCATCTAGAACGGCAGAAAAAGGAGACACAGATCTGTTAGTAATGAAACTGTATCTAAGTGGAGGTAAATGTGACGAGATAACTACTAGATAGGGTTAGGAAGTCCAAACAGTATAGGAGCACTACTAAACTCTGATACAAGCTGCACACCGCATGcccattctgctgcagatttcatgcAGAATTTTTCTACactatatggatgagatttttttaaatcttgtctGCATAGCTTATACTGTAAATATGGCAGAATATCCCCAGCCAATCTTCTCCTGAGAACAGACCACAAGCCCACACGAGATAGGAATTCTTGTTTGCTGGCATTATGGGTGCAGTAGTTTTTGCATTACTAGTACCTTGGTACAAGAGTTTTTGACTTATCTTCCTCTGTCTCAGCCCTGTCAGCTCCTCCAAGCTAGGTATCTTGTACACTACTATTAATCTTTAATTTATCATTGAATGGACTTGGCTTGAGGCATTGATCTGTTCATTAGGACTGCCAGACCGCTACGAAGTGTTAACAGGACCAAGTAAACACTGCTTAACATATATCACATGTTTACCATCTATTCAGCTTAAAGCAATGCTAGAGATATGTTTATAGGTGCAACTAACTAGTTTCACTTACCAATGGATTCATCTTTGCAAACTTCCACTTTAGCTTTAACTTGCCCCAGTGCTCCCTGTGTGATTTCCAATGCGGCGGTCTCTTTATCATCTGGTGCGGCAGTGGAGTCCGGCTCATCGGGATGCTGCTCCAGGGTTTTTACAACTGGAGGTTCTGGTGGAAGACAAGCTGGAGAAGCGTCACTACTCTGTTCCTTCTCTTCATTTTCCTTCATTTTCTTGTAATGCAAGCAAGGAATACTACTGATAGGAGGATCATGtttctgaaattaaaaaaaaaaaaaggagttgaAATGTTATATAGTAAAATTTATAACACTGATATTATTTGACAAAGTTTTACGCTTGATTACCATCCCACAATTATGTTGGCAATCAGTGGTAGAACAGTACGACAACTGAAATACTGTCGTGTTAAAGTGGTATTGTACCTATATATCAAGGTGTTCAGCTCCTCCTACTCTGTAACAGACAGATGTATAATCaacatgacaagttccctttaagatgtACAGTTTagcagcaaaaggaaaaaaagcagAATAAAGAGTCTACCACAATACTGTGGGGGAGAAAATGCTCTACGAAACAGATGGGGAGGCAAAGCAACTGCATTGAAAAAAGTTGGACAACAGAAATTATAATGCCATTTAAACCAAGAAACAAGCACTACTTTTTTTCCCTTGTTATACGTACTCTTATGCTTCCGGTTCCTAAAAAGTAAGGCCTGGACCATGTGACTACTCTTGTTTCTCTATGTAAATACACAGGAATGCCGGAGTTATGGAATGTCATGATCCATCCATCAGGTAAGGGCTCAGTAGGAGGACGCCCACGACCTTTAGATTGGAAAATAAAAGAATTACGATTTACTGTCCCTGAACAGCACATAATTACATCATTTGATAGTAAACTGCGTAACTTGTGGCACTTTTTTTTCGTAACCTGCTAGATTTAATTTCTTAAGTCTAAATAAACAGTCTGCTTTGATTTCCCTCTTGATGTCCTACCACTACACTGATTCTGCAGAGGCAGCAATCGGAAATAAGTTAGACTTTCCAGTATAAATCCTTCCTCATTTTGCCTTTCTGCACCAGCTGTGGGGCTTATACAGAATAATGCACGCAAAGTTTGGATGTCTCATTGAGAAAGTACTCTATGTGCAGAAATGCATAATAGATTAGGTTTTATGCCTGTTTCACATAAACTTAGTCTGGGCAAAATTTTGCACCCATATTATGAATGCAAATCCAGACCCGACTGTGGTCTAATGACCCAAACTAGCAGCATCAGATCCCTATCATGCTATCAGTTTGAGTCCGTAGGCCTGCAGCTGAGCTTTGCAACCATACCACAAAAATGCTTGTGTAAATCcaaccttaggccggctgcacacggacggatttgcattgcggaatccagagcgggcgtccgcctccagattccgcagcaaatacagcccataaaaAGCGATGGCAAATCactttttcctctacatgagcggaaaacgaacaactgcaattttccactcgcgaaaaaaaaaaaaaaagaaaaaccacacCATGCTCTATCTTAATGCgaattccacacggacggcttctattgaatccAAAGGAAtctgtctgacccgcagcccttccgcaatgacattgcagaaaggtcgtgggTACGTACCCACATCGTTCCCACCCCCCCAAACAAAAACAAGCCTGTACTGCGAATGCCCGACGGCTCGTCCATGCAGACCAACCCAGTACAGCCGGCTAAGAAGAAAAGCAGATACACACAGAtgttggctgggcacagggttggattccgcatacggaatccgacccgggTTGTGCGCAGCCGGCCTTACTATGCACAAGAGGAGAGGTTTTACTGAAGAAAATGCCCAGGTTATACTCTGCTGGAAATCCTACAACTCCTTATAGCAATAGATTCAGGGAGGTAGAATCAGGATATCGTCTGCCTTAATTGTTGCCTCATAAGCACCAGTTTTTGAGCATGTAGAAATGCCTTAAAATATATATAGTTGACTTATGCCTAGCACTGGTGCACAGTAGACAAGCAACAAGCTTTCCTTACTTTTCAACACAGTTTTTATTTTGGTTATCATTGGTTGAACACTGGTCTCGCCATCTGAACGGTGGTCACTTTCTTCATCATACTTTTCTTCTAGTCTCCTCTTCTTTGGGGTATGTAGGCCCTCTTCCAGCAGTGCATCCACATCGTTATCAAAATCATCCTGCAAAACAAACTATCAGGTACGTCCCCTCTTCCAAAAGGTGGGAGAGGCAAAAATCCCCTTTACATTGAGCACAGACATGTACCTCAAATCTGCGGCTAGAGAGGATGGCAAAGAATGTCTACAACACACTGTGACAACACGACACTCATATGTGGTCAGCAATACACGGTAAACATATCCGACCAAGGCATGGTTAGAAAGCATGTGACAAGGCAGTGTTAATTATAAAGACAAATAAAAATGAAATGCTTAGAATTAGTAGGTTATGGGTGTAGTGTTAGCACTTGCAGACATACCTCATAGTTGTATATCAGGGATTCGTCATCAATCTTATCACTCTGAAGAATGGAATCCGATATAAACTCTGCAAATTCTGCACCGTCCTCATCTACATCCATCACATTCTCAGTGAAATCCTCCAAATCATCGAGAACGGCGTATTCCACTTTCTTTTCCTGATCAGGTTCGGCCTCCTCAATTCGTTTATTTGCAATTTCATGATTATTGACAATTTTATCATTGCTACTACCAGCAAAAGGACAAACATGCAACTCTCCATTGACAGTGTTATTGCTATCTACCGCTGTCTGATCCTCTGCCTCTGCTCCAGTGTACAGAACCTTTCTATCTTTGCTCTTACAACTCTCTGTAAAACTTACACTAATTTTAACATCTTTAAGCAATTTAAGATCAGGAGTAAACTTCTTAACTGCTGGTGCATGGCGAGCTGTTCTGGGACTTTGGTCACTTTGTAACTGATCTATCACTGTTGGATGACTCTTGTAAGAAGACGACCCTTTTGTGAGTAGTTGTGTTCCGTAGTTTAGCTGCAGGTCCCCAGCTGGGGTTTGTGACTGTCCATCACCACCAGAGCCAACGTCCATTACCTCTGCGTCACTGGACGTTTGCAGGGGAGGTGGTGGAGGCTCTTCATTTGGCGGCAGTGGTGGGGGACAAGCAGGTATGAATTCCATTTCTTTGCTTCCAGGTTCATCAGGGAGAGGGGCTACATACTCACACTGATCCATATTCAATACTAAATCAGTACAACTAAAAACTACACAAATCAGTAAATTTCTAGTCTTAGTCCTTGGAGGAGAATGTCCAATACAGTGGATATATCATATCTCAATTGGCCTCACAGAAGATTCAGTTAAGCTGACTACATTGTTCTTTTCATTAATGTAGACAGCCTTCAGAAATACTGTCTCTATTACTGGAAATCACAATGTATTCAGCTTAAGAAGCGTTATCACTGAGAAGACATTGCTGTAGTTGAAGCTTTCTTTtacctgcaagaaaaaaaaacagaaagaggaAAAACAACGTTAGAAAAAGCAAGAAAAATTCATTCAGAAGttcaaaaaaaaaccaatcatcatcatcatcatcatcatcatctgctCTAACAAAACAAAATTCTGataatgcccacggccagatttctgccgcgtttcacatggcgttatcccacagctattaggttctattgaacctaatagctcaatgttcacgctgcggaattctaccgcagaattccgcagcataaaaaaaaaagcggccagcttccattgtagtcaattgcATGATTACACGTCCTCACCCACTGCCGGTGcttcatgtgctgtactgcgttGGCTCACCAGACGGGACTCATGTGGCGGATCCCGAGAGGCAAGTAtgaggtctttggggggcgccgtgtcggactccgctgcgatatttcgctgGCGGAGTCGGACAAAGACATGGGCATGAGGCTATACAGAGTTTAAGCAACATACAAATACAAGGGCAATCGGCTAACCACCAACTTCAGTTGCGATGCAAGCTTCCAGGGAAATGAAAGAATGTTTCTTCAGCATTCAAGAATAAGCAGTTAAAAATGAAAATGTAGGGCATGTAGCATGCTGGTACACACTACACGCATATAACTAGTGGACGGAGATAGAGACGCTCCATCACCCCAGTTTTCTCACTTGGGGTGCCAGAGCTCTCTTCTATCATCTATGGAGTTTCCTAGGGGGATCTGACATCTCTGCGAACCCAGATTCAGGCTTTTCTATATAACATCAGTGCTCTCAACCTTTTTTACCCCAGATCTATCTGATAGTGGAACTCCCAACATATGTAGGCTGTGGTTTCAAGAGGAATCTTTGCTACAAAGAGCAAGAAATTCTTCCCTTGGAGCACGAAGTATAACATCCCTCATCACCCCTTTACATATCTACAGATATGGGACTTGGCTAGGGAGCGTTTTAGCTCAATCACTCGGCAATTAACTCCAATGCCTTAAAAGGTCCCTCCAATAAAGGACTGATGTCAAACATTTGAAAGAGGTCTCCCGGCTCCTGCTGTGTCCCGCACAGGGTTCGGTACCCCACTATGGTATACGTTCACAGCTGCAGACCCATccggtttacaggacgtcacaggaactgcagccaataacagagctcagtgatgaATTACAACTGGAACAACCCGTTTAACCcatttagtggcacgcccgaaaaatctccggggcttgctgcactgaccatgcagttaaaccctggaagatttctgtggacagctctagtgctgaatgtgcagagctctcagctgtcatctgaaatcttctgggtcttttattgcattgttgactcatttaaaaaacctgccctgtaagGCATGacctggtaataataaacctgcacTGAAGGGG
This region of Eleutherodactylus coqui strain aEleCoq1 chromosome 5, aEleCoq1.hap1, whole genome shotgun sequence genomic DNA includes:
- the DGCR8 gene encoding microprocessor complex subunit DGCR8, with translation MDQCEYVAPLPDEPGSKEMEFIPACPPPLPPNEEPPPPPLQTSSDAEVMDVGSGGDGQSQTPAGDLQLNYGTQLLTKGSSSYKSHPTVIDQLQSDQSPRTARHAPAVKKFTPDLKLLKDVKISVSFTESCKSKDRKVLYTGAEAEDQTAVDSNNTVNGELHVCPFAGSSNDKIVNNHEIANKRIEEAEPDQEKKVEYAVLDDLEDFTENVMDVDEDGAEFAEFISDSILQSDKIDDESLIYNYEDDFDNDVDALLEEGLHTPKKRRLEEKYDEESDHRSDGETSVQPMITKIKTVLKSRGRPPTEPLPDGWIMTFHNSGIPVYLHRETRVVTWSRPYFLGTGSIRKHDPPISSIPCLHYKKMKENEEKEQSSDASPACLPPEPPVVKTLEQHPDEPDSTAAPDDKETAALEITQGALGQVKAKVEVCKDESIELEDFRSYLEKRFDFEQVTVKKFRTWAERRQFNREVKRKQAGSERPILPANQKLITLSVQDAPTKKEFVINPNGKSEVCILHEYMQRVLKVRPVYNFFECENPSEPFGASVIIDGVTYGTGTASSKKLAKNKAARSTLEILIPDFIKQTSDEKPKDSDELEYFNHISIEDSRVYELTNKAGLLSPYQILHECLKRNHGMGDTSIKFEVIPGKNQKSEYVMTCGKHTVRGWCKNKRVGKQLASQKILQLLHPHVKNWGSLLRMYGRESTKMVKQETSDKSVIELHQYAKKNKPNLHILNKLQEEMQKLAQEREETRKKPKMTIVESAQPGNEPLCTVDV